A genomic segment from Orrella daihaiensis encodes:
- the recA gene encoding recombinase RecA has translation MDDKVSKQAASEKAKALAAALSQIEKQFGKGSVMRYGDNEVEHDIRVVSTGSLGLDIALGVGGLPRGRVVEIYGPESSGKTTLTLQVIAEMQKIGGTCAFIDAEHALDVQYASHLGVNLTDLLISQPDTGEQALEIADALVRSGSVDLIVIDSVAALVPKAEIEGEMGDSLPGLQARLMSQALRKLTATIKRTNCMVIFINQIRMKIGVMFGNPETTTGGNALKFYSSVRLDIRRIGAIKKGDEVVGNETRVKVVKNKVAPPFKQAEFDIMYGAGISREGEIIDLGVAANIVDKSGSWFSYNGNRIGQGKDNVREYLREHPEMAIEIENRVREHFGVKPREGAVLQGQDKTADKATPDASE, from the coding sequence ATGGACGACAAAGTAAGCAAGCAAGCCGCTTCTGAAAAAGCCAAGGCCTTGGCGGCTGCGCTCTCGCAGATCGAGAAGCAGTTTGGCAAAGGTTCGGTGATGCGCTATGGCGACAACGAGGTCGAGCATGACATTCGGGTCGTGTCCACGGGATCCTTGGGACTGGACATTGCATTGGGTGTTGGCGGGTTGCCCCGGGGTCGAGTCGTAGAAATCTACGGCCCTGAGTCATCGGGTAAGACGACTCTGACCTTGCAGGTGATTGCGGAAATGCAAAAAATTGGTGGCACCTGCGCCTTTATTGACGCTGAACATGCTTTGGATGTTCAGTATGCCTCGCATTTGGGCGTTAACCTGACCGACCTTTTAATCTCGCAACCTGATACCGGTGAGCAGGCGCTCGAAATTGCCGATGCCTTGGTGCGTTCAGGCTCGGTTGACTTGATCGTCATCGACTCGGTTGCTGCGTTGGTCCCCAAAGCTGAAATTGAGGGCGAAATGGGTGATTCCTTGCCTGGTTTACAGGCACGGTTAATGAGTCAGGCGCTGCGCAAGCTTACCGCGACCATCAAACGTACCAATTGCATGGTGATCTTTATCAACCAGATTCGAATGAAAATCGGTGTCATGTTTGGTAACCCCGAGACCACCACGGGTGGCAATGCACTAAAGTTTTACTCTTCTGTGCGTCTCGATATTCGTCGTATTGGCGCTATCAAAAAAGGCGACGAGGTAGTGGGTAATGAGACCCGGGTAAAAGTTGTAAAAAATAAAGTTGCCCCGCCTTTTAAACAAGCCGAGTTCGACATCATGTATGGGGCCGGTATTTCACGCGAAGGCGAGATCATTGATCTAGGCGTCGCAGCCAACATTGTTGATAAATCAGGCTCTTGGTTCAGTTACAACGGTAATCGAATTGGTCAGGGCAAGGATAACGTTCGAGAGTATCTGAGAGAGCACCCCGAGATGGCCATCGAGATTGAGAACCGGGTGCGCGAGCATTTTGGGGTGAAGCCGCGCGAGGGTGCTGTATTGCAAGGCCAAGATAAGACGGCCGACAAAGCAACCCCGGATGCGTCAGAGTAA
- a CDS encoding DUF2889 domain-containing protein, whose protein sequence is MPLSPPDCSRKPLHNRIIHAHSYERDDGLWDIEAELIDSKSYDYTKRSGEVQHAGQPFHHMHIRITIDSDLVIRQAQAAYDAAPYSEACSCIAPDYGDMVGMSLLKNFRQQMRERFGRIAGCTHLNELAGLLPTVAMQTMAAKRRKAQEAISGTPKKPFQLEGCHALRLDGPVVQEFYPQWYEKHREAASN, encoded by the coding sequence ATGCCCTTATCTCCACCTGATTGCTCAAGAAAGCCGTTGCACAATCGGATAATTCACGCGCACTCTTACGAGCGTGATGATGGGCTTTGGGACATTGAGGCCGAACTGATTGACAGCAAGTCATATGACTACACCAAACGTTCTGGTGAAGTTCAGCACGCAGGTCAACCGTTTCACCACATGCACATACGCATCACGATCGATAGCGACCTCGTTATCAGGCAGGCACAGGCGGCTTATGACGCTGCGCCCTATAGTGAGGCTTGTTCCTGTATCGCGCCCGATTATGGCGACATGGTTGGCATGAGCCTGTTGAAAAACTTCCGTCAGCAGATGAGGGAGCGATTTGGACGTATTGCCGGTTGTACCCATTTAAATGAACTTGCTGGCTTGCTACCAACAGTGGCGATGCAGACTATGGCAGCCAAGCGTCGTAAAGCTCAAGAAGCTATCAGTGGCACACCTAAAAAACCATTCCAGCTTGAAGGCTGTCACGCGTTACGTTTGGACGGCCCCGTCGTACAAGAGTTTTACCCTCAGTGGTATGAGAAACACCGCGAGGCAGCGTCGAATTAG
- a CDS encoding response regulator, producing the protein MRILIAEDDSLLADALTQSLRQSGYAVDNVSDGMAADTVLRSQEFDLLILDLGLPRMSGLEVLQNLRAQNSRLPVLILTAADSVDQRVKGLDYGADDYMAKPFALSELEARVRALTRRGAGGGSTLLKHGRLVFDQTGRVATVDDKPLELSAREVSLLEILLTRAGRMVNKSQIVDHLCQWGEEVSSNAIEVYIHRLRKKLEPSGVRIATVRGLGYCLQRDPNEVNNGMGNGTN; encoded by the coding sequence ATGAGAATACTGATCGCCGAAGATGACAGCCTTTTGGCTGACGCCCTAACCCAATCCTTGCGCCAAAGCGGCTATGCCGTGGATAACGTCAGCGATGGCATGGCTGCTGACACCGTTTTGCGTTCACAAGAGTTTGACCTGCTGATTCTTGACCTCGGCTTACCTCGCATGTCTGGACTTGAAGTACTGCAAAACCTTCGCGCTCAAAATTCACGCTTGCCAGTGCTGATTCTAACTGCGGCTGACTCGGTCGATCAGCGCGTGAAGGGGCTTGATTACGGGGCCGATGACTATATGGCCAAGCCCTTTGCATTGTCGGAACTCGAAGCTCGTGTGCGGGCATTGACGCGTCGCGGTGCTGGCGGTGGCAGCACTTTGCTAAAGCACGGGCGCCTTGTCTTTGATCAGACCGGCCGCGTAGCCACGGTCGATGACAAACCGCTTGAGCTGTCTGCACGAGAGGTCAGTCTGCTGGAAATACTGCTTACGAGAGCTGGGCGGATGGTAAATAAAAGCCAAATCGTTGACCACTTGTGCCAATGGGGGGAAGAGGTGAGCTCCAATGCCATTGAGGTATACATTCATCGGCTGCGCAAAAAGCTCGAACCCAGTGGCGTTCGTATTGCCACGGTCAGAGGCTTAGGCTACTGTTTGCAGCGTGACCCCAACGAAGTGAATAACGGTATGGGTAATGGTACCAACTAA
- a CDS encoding SDR family NAD(P)-dependent oxidoreductase — protein sequence MFKSLFKPLNPPIKDWAGKRVWIVGASSGIGAALAIALLDLGAKVAVSARRADRLNELVDSHPDGKNAIVIPFDVTDSDAWSQAVDEVVAHLGELDLVVLGAARYDPQHAWNLNMDEVRASYELNVISMYEAVKHLVPRLLTQRHGGLAIIGSISGYTGLPRAVVYGATKSALQNFTETLYFELEPKGLGVYLISPGFVKTPMTAKNDFEMPGLMTPAQAAQAIISGMARGQFEIRFPRGFANGLRWVSRLPYRWRFPLLHRATKQ from the coding sequence ATGTTTAAGTCTTTGTTTAAGCCGCTTAATCCACCTATCAAGGATTGGGCGGGCAAGCGTGTCTGGATCGTTGGTGCCTCGAGCGGCATAGGGGCTGCGTTGGCTATTGCACTTCTGGATCTAGGCGCAAAAGTGGCGGTATCGGCCAGAAGGGCGGACCGTTTGAATGAGCTGGTCGACAGTCATCCCGATGGCAAAAATGCAATAGTCATACCGTTCGATGTGACTGATTCAGACGCCTGGTCGCAAGCCGTCGATGAAGTGGTCGCTCATCTTGGGGAGTTGGATTTGGTGGTGTTGGGCGCAGCCCGCTATGACCCACAGCACGCCTGGAATCTGAACATGGATGAGGTCAGGGCTAGCTACGAGCTGAATGTGATCAGCATGTACGAGGCAGTCAAGCATCTGGTGCCAAGGCTGCTGACGCAACGCCACGGTGGTCTGGCAATCATTGGCAGTATTTCAGGCTACACCGGCCTGCCGCGCGCGGTAGTCTATGGTGCGACTAAATCGGCATTACAGAACTTTACTGAGACGCTGTACTTTGAGCTTGAGCCCAAAGGACTTGGGGTTTACCTGATCAGTCCAGGCTTTGTAAAAACGCCGATGACTGCCAAAAACGATTTTGAAATGCCAGGCTTGATGACGCCTGCACAAGCAGCTCAAGCCATTATTAGTGGCATGGCCCGTGGACAGTTTGAAATCCGATTTCCGCGCGGGTTTGCCAACGGACTCAGGTGGGTGAGTCGTCTGCCTTACAGATGGCGGTTTCCGTTGCTTCATCGGGCGACCAAGCAATAA
- a CDS encoding sensor histidine kinase codes for MPPSTAGNLATGAAPLTQNASLNVTNPDVEASFSRGDANTLYRRSLLGEILDWMLAPLFLLWPMSVAITYVVAQDIANTPYDRGLRSALAVLSEQIEWPNGGVGQPILPLNPLTKVALRTHDSEGVFWKAQVVLYTGDGQVDGPVIGGDAALPTPKLNYEDIRPGRVDYMDQTINGFDVRLAYQWAYNQRFPTDDLVLLVVAEGREPRVELANAIIKGVIIPQFLVLPVAVLLIWFGLSRGVAPINALQRRLRARRPDDLSAIEEHSTPAEITPLVTAMNDLLSRLSGNIEAQRRFVADAAHQLKTPLSGLRLQAELALKSAPDAETRENLHKIVAGTARATRLINQLLLMATAENPDRVQLVPLDLNKLARHVTEEWVDQALARGIDLGFEDTQEPAMIRGQSLLLSEALNNLIDNALRYAPYSGHVTVSVKLSDTEVKLCVEDNGPGISADERTRIFDRFYRVLGTQAHGSGLGLAIVKEVAQKHHANVMVDAVHPSSMPPGTRFTLTFRRVR; via the coding sequence ATGCCACCAAGCACTGCAGGCAACCTAGCCACAGGGGCAGCACCACTGACCCAAAATGCTTCCCTGAATGTCACCAACCCGGATGTAGAAGCAAGCTTTTCGCGGGGTGACGCCAATACACTGTATCGCCGAAGCCTTCTGGGTGAGATCCTGGACTGGATGCTCGCACCTTTGTTTTTATTGTGGCCTATGAGTGTGGCCATTACTTATGTCGTCGCCCAGGATATTGCCAACACGCCCTATGACCGGGGCCTGCGAAGTGCACTGGCGGTGCTGTCCGAACAAATTGAGTGGCCAAACGGGGGGGTTGGCCAACCCATCTTGCCGCTGAATCCGTTGACCAAAGTCGCGCTGCGTACCCATGACAGTGAAGGCGTATTCTGGAAGGCTCAAGTTGTTCTTTACACCGGTGACGGTCAGGTCGATGGACCTGTTATCGGCGGCGATGCCGCACTGCCAACACCGAAGCTCAACTATGAAGACATTCGCCCTGGCCGAGTGGACTACATGGACCAGACGATCAATGGATTTGATGTCCGTCTTGCCTATCAGTGGGCTTACAACCAGCGCTTCCCCACAGACGACCTGGTATTGCTGGTGGTAGCCGAAGGCCGCGAGCCACGCGTTGAGTTAGCCAATGCGATCATTAAAGGCGTGATCATTCCACAGTTTCTGGTATTGCCGGTGGCAGTACTTTTAATTTGGTTCGGCTTGTCACGTGGGGTGGCACCCATTAACGCCCTGCAACGCCGGCTACGTGCACGCCGCCCAGATGACTTGTCGGCCATTGAAGAACACTCCACCCCTGCCGAAATCACCCCCCTGGTAACCGCCATGAATGACCTTCTGAGCAGACTATCCGGGAATATCGAGGCGCAACGCAGGTTTGTTGCTGATGCCGCGCATCAGCTTAAAACCCCTCTCTCTGGTTTACGGCTTCAAGCAGAGTTAGCTTTAAAGTCGGCTCCGGATGCCGAAACCCGAGAAAACTTGCACAAGATAGTTGCGGGTACCGCACGGGCCACGCGTCTGATCAACCAGTTGCTGTTGATGGCCACCGCTGAAAACCCTGATCGAGTACAACTGGTGCCCCTAGACCTAAACAAGCTGGCGCGTCATGTAACTGAAGAATGGGTAGACCAAGCACTGGCTCGCGGCATAGATCTAGGCTTTGAAGACACACAGGAACCGGCCATGATACGGGGTCAATCCTTGCTGTTGTCAGAGGCCCTTAACAACTTGATTGACAATGCTTTACGTTACGCCCCGTACTCCGGACATGTCACTGTGAGCGTCAAGCTTTCAGATACCGAAGTTAAATTATGCGTCGAAGACAATGGGCCTGGCATATCGGCCGATGAGCGCACGCGAATATTTGACCGCTTCTATCGCGTACTGGGAACCCAAGCCCATGGCAGCGGGTTGGGGTTGGCCATTGTCAAAGAAGTCGCTCAGAAGCATCACGCCAACGTGATGGTCGACGCGGTGCACCCAAGCTCGATGCCACCCGGCACTCGTTTCACGTTGACCTTCAGGCGAGTGCGTTAG
- a CDS encoding MFS transporter, with protein sequence MIRQWPLAAYSALALPLAMAMLPIYMMAPKYYSDSLGVSLTALGVTLFAIRLIDTVQDPFIGRLVDRLAKHRSAWAVLMVLAAIVLALSFALLFMPSLIVAEQVASASSNQTVLLLWLAFTLVLVYTAHSCLNVCYLAWGARLTDDQAGRARVTGWREASGVIGVVAASVLPVLWAAQYGETQAYAWFALVFAVVLMIALVVTLLGSPRPILVASQSRSNWRLALKSSAIRRLYWFYLFNATSAAIPATLILFFVDDVLQAKGQAGLFLGVYFLAGLLTLPLWVRYSDKVGKRRAWAAGAVMASMALMGAALLGAGDIWLYVLVCAVSGAALGADLALPPAMLADAIAPAQRANTGLYFGFWALIAKFSLALAAGAALPLLGGLGYVPGEPATAGVLSLLYAILPVAFKVMAAWVIWPAPTKFNQAESLS encoded by the coding sequence GTGATACGCCAGTGGCCATTGGCTGCGTATAGTGCCTTGGCCTTGCCTTTGGCGATGGCGATGTTACCAATTTACATGATGGCACCCAAGTACTACAGCGACAGCCTTGGTGTGAGTCTTACTGCCTTGGGCGTGACCTTGTTTGCGATTCGGTTAATTGATACCGTGCAAGACCCGTTCATTGGACGCCTCGTGGATCGGCTAGCCAAGCATAGATCGGCATGGGCAGTGTTGATGGTTCTGGCCGCTATTGTATTGGCGCTCAGTTTTGCATTGCTGTTCATGCCTTCGTTGATTGTTGCAGAACAAGTGGCCTCTGCAAGCTCGAATCAAACAGTTTTGTTGTTATGGCTGGCATTCACTCTGGTGCTGGTTTACACCGCACATAGTTGCTTGAATGTGTGTTATCTGGCTTGGGGCGCGCGTTTGACTGATGACCAGGCGGGTAGGGCACGCGTAACGGGATGGCGTGAAGCCAGCGGAGTCATTGGTGTGGTCGCAGCTTCAGTGCTGCCGGTACTGTGGGCGGCTCAGTACGGAGAGACCCAAGCTTACGCCTGGTTCGCACTCGTGTTTGCGGTCGTGTTGATGATCGCATTGGTTGTGACACTGCTGGGTTCACCAAGGCCGATACTAGTCGCATCACAGTCTCGCTCGAATTGGCGTTTGGCATTAAAGAGCTCCGCGATACGTAGGCTTTACTGGTTTTATCTATTTAATGCGACCTCCGCGGCCATCCCCGCAACCTTGATTTTGTTTTTTGTGGATGACGTCTTGCAGGCCAAAGGCCAGGCGGGATTATTTTTGGGTGTGTATTTTCTGGCAGGGCTACTGACCTTGCCACTCTGGGTTCGTTATTCAGACAAAGTTGGCAAGAGAAGAGCCTGGGCAGCGGGTGCGGTGATGGCCAGCATGGCGCTGATGGGTGCCGCATTGTTGGGTGCGGGTGATATCTGGCTCTACGTGTTGGTGTGTGCCGTCAGTGGAGCTGCCTTGGGTGCTGATCTGGCCTTGCCACCGGCGATGCTAGCCGATGCCATCGCCCCAGCACAAAGGGCCAATACGGGTCTTTATTTTGGGTTCTGGGCACTGATTGCGAAGTTCTCACTTGCTCTGGCAGCGGGGGCGGCTTTACCACTTTTGGGTGGTTTGGGTTACGTGCCAGGCGAGCCCGCGACCGCAGGTGTCTTATCGCTTCTGTACGCGATTCTTCCAGTGGCTTTCAAAGTAATGGCAGCGTGGGTGATTTGGCCCGCGCCCACGAAGTTCAATCAAGCGGAGTCTTTGTCATGA
- a CDS encoding TerC family protein — translation MDPIDLLQNISLIVVIHIILIDLLLSADNAVVIALACRHLDPARRQQGIVWGTLGAISLRMLLIFVALSLLTVPGLRVIGGVLLFWIAIRLLQKPEPDHTRSVTGVVANASLLGAVKTIVVADFVMSLDNVLAISGAVHAGMQASSSQAQFAIVVIGLLISVPIMILASSLVLKLLESFPILVLAGVGLLGWIAGGMIVTDNLVLNQFGELSSLAKLLAQIVGAMAAIIIGRYWAGRKAQCQ, via the coding sequence GTGGACCCGATAGACCTCCTGCAAAACATCAGTTTGATTGTGGTGATTCATATCATACTGATCGATTTGCTTTTGAGTGCAGATAATGCAGTGGTCATTGCATTGGCTTGTCGTCACCTTGATCCGGCGCGTCGGCAGCAAGGTATCGTCTGGGGCACATTAGGCGCCATCAGCTTACGGATGTTGCTCATTTTTGTGGCGCTCAGTCTTTTGACGGTGCCTGGATTGAGGGTTATTGGTGGCGTTTTGCTGTTTTGGATAGCCATACGCCTTCTACAAAAGCCAGAACCGGATCACACCCGATCTGTCACCGGAGTCGTCGCCAACGCCTCATTATTGGGGGCCGTCAAAACCATAGTGGTGGCTGATTTTGTGATGAGCCTAGACAATGTACTTGCGATTTCAGGTGCAGTTCATGCGGGTATGCAAGCGAGCTCTTCGCAAGCGCAATTTGCCATCGTCGTGATTGGCCTTTTGATCAGCGTGCCTATTATGATCTTGGCTAGCAGCCTGGTGCTCAAGCTACTGGAAAGTTTCCCGATACTGGTGCTTGCCGGCGTCGGACTTCTGGGTTGGATCGCCGGTGGCATGATTGTGACAGACAATCTTGTTCTGAATCAATTTGGAGAACTCTCATCCCTTGCTAAACTGCTAGCTCAGATCGTAGGTGCCATGGCAGCCATCATCATCGGTCGTTATTGGGCTGGTCGTAAAGCGCAATGCCAGTAA
- a CDS encoding nuclear transport factor 2 family protein: protein MTSPLPKITAWFESLTPETLQSIGEIYASNAHFKDPFNDVVGVDKIRTVYAHMFENLAGARFEITHVIEQSSKRTEPLQLDPVDAGRSAFVAWQFKFEWRGQAFDIPGGTRFEIDDRGLVTDHVDYWDVAASLYERLPLVGSVLRLLRRRMAAVPK, encoded by the coding sequence ATGACGAGCCCATTGCCAAAGATCACAGCTTGGTTTGAATCGCTCACACCAGAGACCTTGCAGTCAATTGGCGAGATTTATGCGAGCAATGCACACTTTAAGGACCCCTTTAATGATGTAGTGGGTGTTGATAAGATCCGTACTGTCTATGCCCATATGTTTGAGAACCTCGCGGGTGCGCGCTTTGAAATCACGCACGTTATCGAACAGAGCTCCAAGCGAACCGAACCATTACAGCTAGACCCGGTTGATGCGGGACGTAGTGCATTCGTAGCTTGGCAGTTCAAGTTTGAATGGCGCGGTCAGGCTTTTGATATCCCCGGTGGCACCCGATTTGAAATTGATGATCGGGGGCTAGTCACTGATCACGTGGACTATTGGGATGTGGCCGCGAGTCTTTATGAACGGCTGCCCTTGGTTGGGTCGGTGTTGAGGTTACTCCGAAGGCGGATGGCAGCTGTGCCAAAGTAG
- the sucC gene encoding ADP-forming succinate--CoA ligase subunit beta → MKIHEYQGKELLRKFGVTVPHGIPAFSVDEAVTAAEKLGGPVWVVKAQIHAGGRGKGGGVKLARSIEEVRQLASEILGMQLVTHQTGPDGQKVKRLLIEEGADIQKEYYVGIVTDRASQRVCVMASSEGGMDVEEVAAKTPEKILKVFVDPAKGFTQEEAEELALGIGVPQTSVPKAAAEFQKLYQAYWDTDASLAEINPLILTGSGDIIALDAKFNFDSNALFRHPEIVEFRDLDEEDPAEIEASKYDLAYIQLDGNIGCLVNGAGLAMATMDTIKLFGGEPANFLDVGGGATAEKVTEAFKIMLSNKDVKAILVNIFGGIMRCDVIAEGVIAACKAVNLNVPLVVRMKGTNEELGKQMLADSGLPIISADTMAEAATKVVAAVK, encoded by the coding sequence ATGAAAATTCACGAATATCAAGGCAAGGAACTGTTGCGAAAATTTGGCGTGACCGTGCCGCATGGCATCCCGGCATTTAGCGTTGACGAGGCAGTCACTGCCGCAGAAAAACTCGGTGGTCCGGTTTGGGTGGTCAAAGCTCAGATCCATGCCGGTGGTCGGGGTAAAGGCGGGGGCGTGAAGCTAGCCAGGTCAATTGAAGAAGTGCGACAGTTGGCTAGTGAAATCCTTGGCATGCAGCTTGTTACTCACCAGACAGGACCTGACGGGCAAAAAGTAAAGCGGTTGCTAATCGAAGAAGGTGCTGACATTCAAAAGGAATACTACGTCGGTATCGTCACCGATCGTGCATCGCAACGTGTCTGTGTAATGGCATCGAGCGAAGGTGGTATGGATGTCGAAGAAGTTGCTGCCAAGACGCCAGAGAAGATCCTCAAAGTATTTGTTGACCCTGCCAAGGGCTTCACTCAAGAAGAGGCTGAAGAGCTCGCTTTGGGCATTGGCGTGCCACAGACCTCGGTTCCCAAGGCTGCTGCTGAGTTCCAGAAGCTGTATCAAGCGTACTGGGATACCGACGCGTCACTGGCAGAGATTAATCCACTTATCTTGACTGGTTCGGGCGACATTATCGCGCTTGACGCGAAGTTTAATTTTGATAGCAACGCCTTGTTCCGTCACCCGGAGATTGTCGAGTTCCGTGATCTTGACGAAGAAGATCCTGCTGAGATCGAAGCCAGTAAATATGATCTGGCCTACATTCAGCTCGATGGCAATATCGGTTGCCTGGTCAATGGTGCCGGACTGGCGATGGCAACTATGGATACCATCAAGTTGTTCGGTGGCGAGCCGGCCAACTTCCTTGACGTGGGTGGTGGTGCAACAGCCGAGAAGGTCACCGAAGCTTTCAAGATCATGTTGTCCAATAAGGACGTCAAAGCGATTTTGGTGAATATCTTCGGCGGTATTATGCGCTGCGATGTCATCGCCGAGGGCGTGATTGCCGCCTGCAAGGCTGTCAATCTGAATGTGCCGCTGGTGGTGCGTATGAAAGGCACCAATGAAGAGCTCGGCAAGCAGATGCTCGCTGATTCGGGCCTACCTATCATCAGCGCTGACACCATGGCTGAGGCCGCTACCAAAGTAGTTGCAGCCGTCAAATAA
- a CDS encoding DUF3833 domain-containing protein, with the protein MKVKALFAAMSAALLTACSSVDVSTYADQKPVLDLPTFFNGEMDAWGIFQKRSGELVRRFHVEIIGTWESPERGVLDEYFTYADGEKQRRVWTLVKQPDGTWHGTADDVVGVAIGKVAGNALHWKYTLELPVDGKVYEVKFDDWMWLMDENTMMNRSTMSKFGFDLGEVSLFFKKREPASNGAGAIKPQGS; encoded by the coding sequence ATGAAAGTTAAAGCGTTGTTTGCCGCCATGAGTGCGGCCCTGCTAACTGCGTGTAGCAGTGTCGATGTATCAACGTACGCCGATCAAAAGCCGGTGCTGGATCTACCCACCTTTTTTAATGGCGAGATGGATGCGTGGGGTATTTTTCAGAAGCGCAGTGGCGAGCTCGTGCGACGCTTTCATGTAGAGATCATTGGCACGTGGGAGTCGCCTGAGCGAGGTGTACTCGATGAATATTTCACATATGCTGATGGAGAGAAACAGCGACGTGTATGGACCCTGGTTAAGCAGCCTGATGGCACTTGGCATGGTACGGCCGACGATGTGGTGGGCGTGGCGATTGGCAAGGTCGCTGGTAATGCACTGCATTGGAAATACACGCTTGAGTTGCCAGTAGACGGCAAAGTCTATGAGGTCAAATTCGATGATTGGATGTGGCTGATGGATGAGAACACCATGATGAATCGCTCAACCATGTCGAAGTTCGGGTTTGACCTTGGTGAAGTGTCGCTATTTTTTAAAAAGCGTGAGCCCGCAAGCAACGGCGCTGGCGCAATCAAGCCGCAAGGTTCTTAA
- the sucD gene encoding succinate--CoA ligase subunit alpha, giving the protein MSILINKDTKVITQGITGKTGQFHTRMCREYANGQAAFVAGVNPKRAGEDFEGIPIYANVADAKKSTGATVSVIYVPPAGAAAAILEAVEAELDLVICITEGIPVRDMLEVKSKMAQTHSKTLLLGPNCPGLITPDEIKIGIMPGHIHRKGRIGIVSRSGTLTYEAVAQVTELGLGQSSAVGIGGDPINGLKHIDILKMFNDDPDTDAVIMIGEIGGPDEVNAARWAKDNMTKPVVGFIAGVTAPAGKRMGHAGALISGGEDTADAKLEIMEACGIKTTRNPSEMGQLLKSVL; this is encoded by the coding sequence ATGTCGATTCTGATTAATAAAGACACTAAAGTCATTACACAAGGCATCACCGGCAAGACCGGTCAGTTTCATACCCGCATGTGCCGCGAGTACGCCAATGGTCAAGCAGCCTTCGTTGCGGGTGTGAACCCCAAGCGTGCTGGCGAAGACTTTGAGGGTATTCCAATTTATGCGAATGTTGCTGACGCCAAAAAGTCTACAGGCGCCACCGTGTCGGTGATCTATGTACCACCGGCCGGAGCGGCGGCGGCTATTTTGGAGGCTGTGGAGGCTGAACTTGATTTGGTGATATGCATTACCGAAGGCATCCCGGTGCGGGATATGCTTGAAGTTAAAAGCAAAATGGCACAGACCCATAGCAAAACACTTCTATTGGGTCCCAATTGCCCCGGATTGATCACGCCAGATGAAATCAAGATTGGGATTATGCCTGGCCATATCCACCGTAAAGGTCGCATTGGAATCGTGAGTCGCTCGGGTACTTTGACATACGAGGCCGTGGCGCAAGTCACCGAACTTGGTCTGGGTCAGTCCAGTGCAGTAGGTATTGGCGGTGACCCGATCAATGGGTTGAAGCACATTGACATCCTCAAGATGTTTAATGACGACCCTGACACAGACGCAGTCATCATGATTGGCGAAATCGGTGGGCCAGATGAGGTTAATGCCGCGCGTTGGGCTAAGGACAATATGACCAAGCCCGTCGTCGGTTTTATTGCCGGTGTGACGGCTCCAGCAGGCAAGCGCATGGGTCATGCCGGTGCCTTGATATCTGGTGGGGAAGACACTGCGGACGCCAAACTCGAAATCATGGAAGCCTGCGGAATTAAAACGACGCGCAATCCTTCTGAGATGGGGCAGTTACTCAAGTCAGTGCTGTAA
- the recX gene encoding recombination regulator RecX, translating into MRQSNKPEEFEPLPRAGLKAKAVRWLSVREHTRTELARKLASYTEDAADIEAVLDDLEREGWQSDTRFVESFQRLKSSKQGSALIAQGLRQKGVDPELINQAMGQLKLTELDRARTVWRKKFGKVGLSPDPKEKARQARFLASRGFDAGVIWRVLDTEDLEG; encoded by the coding sequence ATGCGTCAGAGTAATAAACCTGAAGAGTTTGAGCCCTTGCCTCGTGCAGGGCTCAAAGCAAAAGCGGTTCGCTGGCTGTCGGTGCGCGAGCATACCCGAACTGAACTTGCACGAAAGCTTGCCTCTTACACGGAGGACGCTGCAGACATTGAGGCGGTGCTTGATGACCTTGAGCGCGAGGGTTGGCAGTCTGATACCCGTTTTGTGGAGTCGTTTCAGCGCTTGAAGTCAAGCAAGCAGGGTAGTGCATTAATAGCTCAGGGCCTTCGCCAAAAAGGTGTAGATCCTGAGTTAATCAACCAAGCGATGGGACAACTTAAACTCACTGAACTTGACAGAGCCCGTACAGTCTGGCGCAAGAAGTTCGGCAAAGTTGGTCTTTCCCCCGACCCAAAAGAAAAAGCTCGGCAAGCCAGATTTTTGGCCAGTCGGGGGTTTGATGCCGGCGTGATCTGGCGTGTTCTCGATACAGAAGACCTAGAGGGTTAG